One Pontibacillus yanchengensis DNA window includes the following coding sequences:
- a CDS encoding universal stress protein: MMMSKLLVAYDGSDLSKKALEEAMHQHHDGAQMEVHIIKVVSPDGPYSNPGLYHSIESSLVEKSEEELQMMKEELQEKYENITVHTEALTGDPGNSISEYGKAHDIDMIVIGSRGLGNIKGWFLGSVSHRVVQQADCQVMIVK; the protein is encoded by the coding sequence ATGATGATGAGTAAACTCTTGGTTGCGTATGATGGTTCTGATTTGAGCAAGAAAGCTTTAGAAGAAGCTATGCATCAACATCATGATGGTGCCCAAATGGAAGTGCATATTATCAAAGTCGTGAGTCCAGATGGCCCTTATTCTAACCCTGGTTTATATCATAGTATTGAAAGCAGCCTTGTGGAGAAATCAGAAGAAGAATTGCAAATGATGAAAGAAGAGCTTCAAGAAAAATATGAGAATATCACAGTACACACAGAAGCCCTGACAGGTGATCCTGGTAATAGTATATCCGAATATGGGAAAGCACACGATATTGACATGATTGTGATAGGTAGTCGAGGCTTAGGAAACATCAAAGGGTGGTTCCTAGGAAGTGTCAGTCACAGAGTAGTGCAACAAGCGGATTGTCAGGTGATGATTGTTAAATAG